A single region of the Sorghum bicolor cultivar BTx623 chromosome 9, Sorghum_bicolor_NCBIv3, whole genome shotgun sequence genome encodes:
- the LOC110430479 gene encoding putative nuclease HARBI1, translated as MPPPTPSNRLALFRMRKPLFLRIMRAVEERDHYFVQKRDAAGKKGLSCFQKVTAALRMLTYGVSADATDEYIRIGESTALESLRKFVTAIVEIFEVEYLRHPTEADIARLLAVNEKRGFPGMLGSIDCMHWKWKNCPMESQGQYKGHENKPTIILEAVASYDLWCWHAFYGMPGSHNDINVLHRSPLFDNLAEGRAPEVNYTINGHEYNMGYFLADGIYPPWATLVKTISTPMGNKQKYFATAQEAARKDVERVFRVLQARFPIIRQPGRMWDRETLALIMRACIIMHNMIVEDERVVDPDEWFPDVAENSENVHGPVAMLNVPIR; from the exons ATGCCGCCGCCGACTCCATCAAACAGGCTTGCACT ATTCAGAATGAGGAAGCCCCTTTTCCTACGCATCATGAGAGCTGTTGAAGAACGCGATCATTACTTTGTGCAAAAAAGAGATGCGGCAGGTAAAAAGGGTCTTAGTTGCTTCCAGAAAGTTACTGCTGCTCTTCGAATGCTCACATATGGGGTTTCTGCTGATGCCACGGATGAGTATATTCGCATTGGCGAAAGCACCGCTCTCGAGAGCCTACGTAAGTTTGTTACTGCAATTGTAGAAATTTTTGAGGTAGAATATCTGAGACACCCCACTGAGGCTGACATAGCACGCTTGCTAGCGGTCAATGAGAAAAGAGGATTTCCGGGCATGTTAGGGTCCATCGATTGTATGCATTGGAAATGGAAGAATTGTCCAATGGAATCACAGGGCCAGTACAAGGGGCATGAGAACAAGCCAACTATAATTTTAGAAGCTGTTGCATCTTATGACCTTTGGTGTTGGCATGCATTTTACGGGATGCCTGGTTCTCATAATGATATCAATGTTCTTCATCGGTCTCCTCTATTCGACAACCTGGCAGAAGGTAGAGCTCCAGAGGTGAACTATACAATTAATGGCCATGAGTACAATATGGGGTACTTCCTCGCAGATGGTATTTACCCCCCATGGGCGACTTTAGTCAAGACCATCTCAACTCCTATGGGAAACAAGCAGAAGTATTTTGCAACAGCACAAGAAGCAGCAAGGAAGGATGTTGAAAGGGTTTTTAGGGTACTGCAGGCAAGGTTTCCTATCATTAGACAGCCAGGTCGCATGTGGGACAGGGAGACACTTGCGTTGATCATGAGGGCTTGTATTATCATGCACAATATGattgttgaagatgaaagagtcgtCGACCCAGATGAGTGGTTCCCGGATGTTGCTGAAAAT TCTGAAAACGTGCATGGTCCTGTAGCAATGCTCAACGTCCCTATCAGGTAG
- the LOC8067482 gene encoding protein SULFUR DEFICIENCY-INDUCED 1 — MASSKRRGGGGVAGGDKKDLFHVVHKVPAGDSPYVVAKHLQLVEKQPDMAIVWFWKAINSGDRVDSALKDMAVVMKQQDRSEEAIEAIRSFRHLCSKQAQESLDNLLIDLYKKCGKVEEQIELLKQKLKMIYLGEAFNGKATKKARSHGKKFQVSIQQETSRILGNLGWAYMQQNNFEAAELVYRKAQTIEPDANRACNLGLCLIKQGRHEEARQALEDVRLRRIYGSEDEKVVARAEQLLRELNPLKCVSSPFEVGLSVHEEIMGKLDLMMNEWTPFRSRRLPVFEEIATFRDQMAC; from the exons ATGGCTTCTTCAAAGAggagaggcggtggtggtgttgCCGGCGGGGACAAGAAGGATCTATTCCATGTTGTCCACAAGGTGCCCGCCGGCGACAGCCCGTACGTCGTAGCCAAGCACCTCCAG CTTGTGGAGAAGCAACCGGATATGGCAATTGTGTGGTTCTGGAAGGCAATCAACTCAGGGGACAGGGTCGACAGTGCCCTGAAGGACATGGCCGTGGTGATGAAGCAGCAGGATCGTTCTGAGGAGGCAATCGAGGCCATCAGATCCTTCAGGCACCTTTGCTCCAAGCAGGCTCAAGAATCCCTCGACAACCTCCTCATTGATCTCTACAAG AAATGCGGGAAAGTTGAGGAACAGATTGAGCTTCTGAAACAGAAGCTGAAGATGATATACCTCGGTGAGGCCTTCAACGGGAAGGCGACAAAGAAAGCACGATCCCATGGCAAGAAGTTTCAGGTCTCAATCCAACAAGAGACGTCTCGCATTCTG GGCAATCTTGGCTGGGCTTACATGCAGCAGAACAACTTTGAAGCCGCCGAATTGGTGTACCGTAAGGCTCAAACTATTGAACCTGATGCCAACAGGGCGTGCAACCTTGGGTTGTGCCTAATTAAGCAGGGTAGGCACGAGGAGGCACGACAAGCACTCGAGGATGTTCGACTACGTAGAATCTATGGATCAGAAGATGAAAAGGTGGTTGCCCGTGCTGAGCAGCTTCTCCGCGAACTAAACCCATTGAAGTGTGTTTCATCGCCGTTTGAAGTTGGCCTCAGTGTCCATGAAGAGATCATGGGTAAACTAGATCTTATGATGAATGAGTGGACGCCGTTCAGGTCAAGGAGGCTGCCTGTGTTTGAGGAGATAGCAACTTTCCGGGACCAAATGGCTTGTTGA
- the LOC110430621 gene encoding uncharacterized protein LOC110430621 yields the protein MPARRTIFHNTAREDGAVDDFDEGTWRYFTFDEQSLSALSRRLQEETKHKDFVICRRSGGAVPRLFPVVLDLPPGNDEMEFVLVLVPSRGATLLLLELMALLNIF from the coding sequence ATGCCAGCGCGGCGCACCATCTTCCACAACACGGCCAGGGAGGACGGCGCCGTGGACGACTTCGACGAGGGGACTTGGAGGTACTTCACGTTCGACGAGCAGAGCCTGTCCGCACTGAGCCGGAGGCTGCAAGAGGAGACCAAGCACAAGGACTTCGTCATCTGCcgccggagcggcggcgccGTGCCTAGGCTGTTCCCCGTCGTCCTGGACCTGCCGCCCGGCAACGACGAGATGGAGTTTGTCCTGGTCCTGGTGCCATCTAGAGGTGCTACTCTACTACTACTGGAGCTTATGGCTCTCCTGAACATATTCTAG
- the LOC8080079 gene encoding uncharacterized protein LOC8080079 → MEFFENARSVRLKSHLGTYLCAADDAEVVSHGYRRNSRGTVWAVEPAGDEYVRLQGQRGLYLGAADPAAALDAATPSCRVVQGVPSTPNDSAFLWTPRREGAERGGAGCLTLSGPLGRLLRASFGETPRDNAVTLDFDVGLEESAWVVEGVPAEQAARPPPCRAQSCEARMQATAATSDTASSSFVRFYSAKVLEQKRDPDCDWLVCFVLS, encoded by the coding sequence ATGGAGTTCTTTGAGAATGCGCGTTCCGTGCGGCTGAAGAGCCACCTCGGCACGTACCTCTGCGCCGCCGACGACGCCGAGGTCGTCTCCCACGGCTACCGCCGCAACTCCCGCGGCACCGTCTGGGCCGTGGAGCCCGCCGGCGACGAGTACGTCCGCCTGCAGGGCCAGCGCGGGCTCTACCTCGGCGCCGCTGACCCCGCTGCGGCACTCGACGCCGCCACGCCCAGCTGCAGGGTCGTCCAGGGCGTGCCGTCCACCCCCAACGACAGCGCCTTCCTCTGGACGCCGCGGCGGGAGGGCGCGGAGCGCGGCGGCGCCGGGTGCCTCACCCTGTCCGGGCCACTCGGCCGCCTCCTCCGCGCCAGCTTCGGGGAGACGCCGCGGGACAACGCCGTCACCCTCGACTTCGATGTCGGCCTGGAGGAGAGCGCGTGGGTGGTCGAGGGCGTCCCCGCGGAGCAGGCGGCGCGCCCGCCGCCCTGCCGCGCCCAGTCCTGCGAAGCTCGGATGCAGGCGACCGCGGCGACGTCGGACACCGCGTCCAGCTCCTTCGTCAGGTTCTACTCCGCCAAGGTACTCGAACAGAAGCGTGACCCTGATTGTGAttggcttgtttgcttcgttctTTCCTGA
- the LOC8067483 gene encoding protein RNA-directed DNA methylation 3, with amino-acid sequence MAVKGKGKQVAAESPGPGAGGASGSGGKRRKASGDAGAGPSSSSAAKRRRRAGVLQFVDDVAGVDDDYEEEEEDELELESEDDPDDGFFTGGEHVQNPSHKRTERSHPLPFLVKEEELSGDELEEFIKTRYSNSVKYAADRSYSREDDDIFPNDCALKEPTIWRVKCMVGRERQMAFCFMQKFVDLRKIGTKVPIITAFALDHIRGFVFVEAEKACDVTEACKGFCSVYVSRITSVPAAEVPSLLSSRTKPFVLSRGTWVRMKNGNYKGDLAQVVIVDDGRKKVMIKIIPRVDLHAISKKFGGAVSLKEAAVPAPRLISSQELEFFRPHIEIKRDRQTGEVFEVLDGLMFKDGFLYKKVALSSLIYWGIQPTETELLKFSSSPTNRASADDLDWLSGMYGSKKRNLPAERDMKPSSSKLKSSKTSDLKASTSTENYDDNDVFNLHDLVLYGRKDFGVIIAVEKDGFRILKGGPEGSAVTVRKQDIKKVCVDKMFTAVDHQKKTISINDTVNVVDGPFQGNQGVVKHLYLGILFIYNESESENCGFFCAQSGSCEKIRKGLGSSTTESSDFPTPMFSEPTYEQNEHRDTERPYRSTREQLFSVGQMLRIRKGPLKGYLCRVVRIFRNDVTVKLDSLLKTVTVQADLLSVPANRGDNLSGAPASKFGSQDTSFFGSEAGKTSWDNGLPSFGSDSWQPFSSSTAPVQNAGGESEADPWCKKTSAEDDSGPWGKKTNGDSDAWGKEAVSSVDGDSTPWGKETVPSAAGDSDPWGKKVVSSADGDSDPWGKKAASSAVEVWNTSAIQKEGSSSNAWDKQAGVGGSDAAGSSWDRAVVNKESAKSDNWGEACRVMDMGTGADTDPWGSKVKAVDVEGPNSWEKATVPPDSKLEDASQGWGQPKGNSTEDQTKDNVSKDVDNNRAWGSSLPVTEDGTWGKSKDNTCDGAGGAGGWDASAANWTKSSVAGDAQNEGWGKGNWSSAKSEETNNDIGNWNKAGASDQAGDSNWDKPKSFGGDGWNKGDDQNSSWNRPGNFGGRGFGRGRGRDRGQESGDFNVRNDQRSWKNSWGGDNAERPSWRSDNQVDNEGGSGGYRGRGRGGRGQYGGRGRDNGWRNGDRSDSVFGRESNSGDGAKWGGGGNWNATNPPSNQPWSSSGGTKSYGQNQPSTLNNSEDNKQSVGEQGDPWASRVSATEGKEQQNDPWSSKMTSGGAEDTSGGWDTKAKDSSFNDGGEGLQNDPWANKIGSNEGKEQENDPWASKMSSTVGADDRNGSWNTTAKSTPSKEEADDRWNRKGGNDDSKKTDTWGAGSSGGNQESSWSKPNFSLGDQEPTWNNSRFGDDDNGNNRGGFGRGNRGRGRGRNFGDGGGSSWNGGNRNDESGGGRSGEPWNRRDFDGGRGRGRGRFGRGDRNQGNNFGSGDGGSWGSGRGDGGSWGSGAGDGGSWGSGRGNGGRSGYRNWNTSGGDDQAGKSNANNSWSQNRSSPSILGQPSGDANKSSTWGAPSGAAGGGGSWGKSNEDNWNPSGGSAKEKPSWGGGSGAPPKKEDGGAEGSGSQGGGTGSTWDKAADGGTGSTWDKAADGAWNGNKGTDTGSGGW; translated from the exons ATGGCGGTGAAGGGGAAGGGCAAGCAGGTGGCCGCCGAATCCCCTGGCCCAGGCGCCGGCGGGGCCTCCGGGTCCGGCGGGAAGCGGCGGAAGGCCTCCGGCGACGCGGGGGCGGGGCCCTCGTCGTCCTCCGCCGCGAAGCGCCGCCGTCGCGCCGGGGTCCTCCAGTTCGTCGACGACGTAGCCGGCGTTGACGACGactacgaggaggaggaggaggacgagcttGAGCTCGAGTCCGAGGATGACCCCGATGACG GTTTCTTTACTGGTGGGGAACATGTACAAAATCCGAGTCACAAAAGAACCGAAAGGTCACACCCTCTTCCATTTCTTGTAAAGGAAGAGGAGCTTAGCGGCGATGAACTTGAGGAATTCATCAAGACCCGATACAGTAATAGTGTGAAATACGCTGCTGATCGGAGCTATTCTAGAGAAGATGATGACATTTTCCCCAATGATTGTGCACTCAAAGAGCCTACTATTTGGAGAGTTAAATGCATG GTTGGGCGTGAGCGCCAAATGGCCTTCTGTTTCATGCAAAAATTTGTTGACCTGCGAAAAATTGGTACCAAAGTGCCAATTATCACAGCATTTGCTCTTGATCACATAAGAGGGTTTGTTTTTGTTGAAGCGGAGAAGGCGTGTGATGTTACAGAG GCATGCAAAGGGTTTTGTAGTGTCTACGTAAGCAGAATTACTTCTGTTCCTGCAGCTGAAGTTCCTAGCTTGTTATCTAGCCGTACGAAACCATTTGTACTCTCTCGTGGTACATGGGTCCGCATGAAGAATGGAAACTATAAAGGTGATCTGGCACAG GTTGTTATTGTGGATGATGGACGCAAAAAAGTGATGATAAAAATTATACCCAGAGTTGACCTTCATGctatttcaaaaaaattt GGTGGTGCAGTTTCACTAAAAGAAGCTGCAGTTCCTGCTCCACGGTTGATCAGCTCCCAAGAACTAGA GTTCTTCAGGCCTCATATTGAAATTAAACGCGATCGTCAGACTGGTGAAGTTTTTGAAGTACTTGATGGTCTGATGTTCAAAGATGGATTTCTGTATAAAAAGGTTGCACTTAGTTCTTTGATTTATTGGGGGATACAACCGACAGAAACAGAGCTTTTGAAGTTCTCTTCTAGTCCAACCAATAGAGCTTCTGCTGATGACTTGGATTGGCTCTCTGGCATGTATGGCTCTAAGAAAAGGAACCTTCCAGCAGAACGGGATATGAAGCCATCATCTTCTAAATTAAAATCCTCCAAAACATCGGACCTTAAAGCGTCAACTTCTACTGAAAATTATGATGATAATGATGTATTCAACCTTCATGATCTTGTACTCTATGG gcgaaaagattttggtgtGATCATTGCTGTTGAGAAAGATGGATTTAGG ATACTAAAGGGTGGTCCTGAAGGATCTGCAGTGACAGTGAGAAAGCAGGATATTaagaaagtctgtgtagataaAATGTTTACAGCTGTCGATCATCAAAAGAAGACAATATCCATTAACGACACTGTTAATGTTGTGGACGGGCCATTTCAG GGTAATCAAGGGGTTGTTAAACACTTGTACTTGGGAATACTGTTCATTTataatgagagtgaaagtgagaaCTGTGGGTTTTTCTGTGCTCAAAGTGGGTCATGCGAAAAGATACGGAAGGGTCTGGGAAGCTCTACTACTGAAAGTTCG GACTTTCCAACTCCCATGTTTTCTGAACCTACTTATGAGCAAAATGAGCATCGGGACA CTGAAAGGCCTTATAGGAGCACCAGAGAACAACTTTTCTCTGTTGGGCAGATGCTGCGTATTAGAAAGGGTCCTTTGAAGGGCTACCTCTGTCGAGTAGTTCGGATATTTCGGAACGATGTGACTGTTAAGCTAGATTCTCTACTGAAAACTGTTACAG TACAAGCTGATCTTCTCTCAGTCCCAGCTAATAGGGG GGATAACTTGTCTGGTGCTCCAGCTAGTAAATTTGGAAGTCAAGATACATCCTTCTTTG GTTCAGAAGCTGGCAAAACTTCATGGGACAATGGGTTGCCATCGTTTGGCAG TGACTCTTGGCAACCCTTTTCCAGTTCCACGGCACCAGTCCAGAATGCAG GTGGAGAATCAGAAGCTGACCCGTGGTGTAAGAAAACTTCTGCTGAAGATGATTCTGGTCCATGGGGTAAGAAAACGAATGGCGATTCTGATGCGTGGGGTAAGGAAGCGGTATCTTCTGTTGATGGCGATTCCACTCCATGGGGTAAGGAAACAGTACCTTCTGCTGCTGGTGATTCTGATCCATGGGGTAAGAAAGTGGTGTCTTCTGCTGATGGTGATTCTGATCCGTGGGGTAAGAAAGCAGCATCATCAGCTGTTGAAGTTTGGAACACTAGTGCCATTCAAAAGGAAGGCTCTAGTAGCAATGCATGGGACAAACAAGCTGGAGTTGGTGGATCTGATGCTGCTGGCAGCTCCTGGGACAGAGCGGTTGTCAATAAGGAGAGTGCAAAGAGTGACAACTGGGGAGAGGCTTGCAGGGTTATGGACATGGGAACCGGAGCTGACACAGACCCTTGGGGAAGCAAGGTCAAAGCAGTAGATGTGGAAGGACCAAATAGCTGGGAAAAGGCTACAGTGCCTCCAGACAGCAAGCTGGAGGATGCCAGTCAAGGATGGGGCCAACCTAAGGGCAACTCAACTGAAGACCAAACAAAAGACAATGTTTCTAAAGATGTGGACAACAATAGGGCTTGGGGCAGTTCTTTGCCTGTCACCGAAGATGGTACCTGGGGCAAGTCAAAAGACAATACTTGTGATGGAGCAGGTGGTGCAGGAGGTTGGGATGCTTCTGCTGCCAACTGGACTAAATCATCTGTTGCGGGTGATGCACAGAATGAAGGTTGGGGCAAAGGAAACTGGTCATCTGCTAAGTCTGAAGAAACAAACAATGATATTGGAAATTGGAACAAAGCTGGAGCTTCGGACCAAGCTGGTGACAGTAATTGGGATAAACCGAAATCTTTTGGTGGTGATGGTTGGAACAAGGGTGATGATCAGAATAGCAGTTGGAACAGGCCCGGAAATTTTGGAGGACGTGGCTTTGGGCGAGGACGAGGGAGAGATAGGGGCCAGGAATCTGGAGATTTCAATGTCAGGAATGATCAAAGAAGTTGGAAGAATTCATGGGGTGGTGACAATGCTGAAAGACCCTCTTGGAGGTCTGATAATCAGGTAGACAATGAAGGAGGTTCTGGTGGATATAGGGGAAGGGGAAGAGGAGGAAGGGGGCAATATGGAGGACGAGGGAGAGACAATGGTTGGAGAAATGGTGACAGAAGCGATTCTGTGTTTGGAAGGGAAAGTAACAGTGGTGATGGTGCAAAATGGGGTGGTGGAGGTAATTGGAACGCTACAAATCCACCAAGTAACCAGCCTTGGAGTAGTAGTGGAGGCACCAAGTCATATGGTCAAAATCAGCCTTCCACTCTGAATAATTCAGAGGATAACAAACAATCTGTAG GTGAACAAGGTGATCCTTGGGCAAGCAGGGTGTCTGCTACTGAAG GTAAAGAACAACAGAATGATCCTTGGTCAAGTAAGATGACTTCTGGTGGTGCTGAGGATACAAGTGGTGGCTGGGACACCAAGGCGAAAGACTCTTCCTTCAATGATGGGG GTGAAGGACTACAGAACGATCCATGGGCAAACAAGATTGGTTCTAATGAAG gtaaagaacaagaaaatgatCCTTGGGCCAGCAAGATGTCTTCTACTGTGGGTGCTGATGACAGGAATGGTAGCTGGAACACAACAGCAAAGAGCACTCCATCTAAGGAAGAGGCTGATGATCGCTGGAATAGGAAGGGGGGTAATGATGACAGCAAGAAAACTGACACCTGGGGTGCTGGCTCGTCAGGTGGGAATCAGGAATCTTCTTGGAGCAAACCGAATTTCTCTTTGGGGGATCAGGAACCTACTTGGAACAACTCAAGGTTTGGTGATGATGACAATGGAAATAATAGAGGCGGATTTGGACGTGGAAATCGTGGCAGAGGGAGAGGAAGGAACTTTGGGGATGGTGGTGgatcatcatggaatggaggcaATAGAAACGATGAATCAGGTGGCGGTAGGTCTGGAGAGCCATGGAACAGGAGGGATTTTGATGGTGGCAGAGGAAGAGGGAGAGGTCGCTTTGGGCGTGGTGACCGTAATCAAGGCAACAACTTTGGGTCAGGAGATGGTGGCAGCTGGGGCTCTGGCAGGGGAGATGGTGGCAGCTGGGGCTCTGGCGCGGGAGATGGTGGCAGCTGGGGCTCTGGCAGGGGAAACGGTGGCCGGAGTGGTTACAGGAACTGGAACACCTCTGGTGGAGATGATCAGGCAGGAAAGAGTAATGCCAACAACTCCTGGAGCCAGAACAGATCATCTCCATCTATCCTGGGTCAGCCAAGCGGTGATGCTAACAAGTCTAGCACTTGGGGTGCTCCCAGTGGAGCAGCTGGTGGCGGAGGTTCTTGGGGAAAGAGCAACGAGGATAACTGGAACCCATCTGGAGGATCTGCCAAAGAGAAGCCTTCATGGGGCGGTGGGTCAGGAGCTCCTCCCAAGAAAGAGGACGGTGGTGCCGAGGGGAGCGGGAGCCAAGGAGGTGGCACTGGCAGTACCTGGGATAAAGCGGCAGATGGTGGCACTGGCAGTACCTGGGATAAAGCGGCAGATGGTGCATGGAACGGCAACAAGGGTACTGATACTGGCAGTGGTGGATGGTAA
- the LOC8080080 gene encoding GDSL esterase/lipase At2g27360: MALTPVFFLVACCLSSVVSSSSAGCSQSRRSFTSIFTLGDSYIDTGNFVIMAAPVIPVLIDKPPYGITFNSAALQGAPATEGPSQISWAAEAFGIPFLPASDVSRGVNFAVGGATAIDVGLLREEQTP, from the exons ATGGCGCTTACACCTGTGTTCTTCCTCGTGGCCTGCTGTCTCTCGAGCGTGGTGAGCAGCTCATCTGCAGGCTGCTCGCAATCGCGCCGCAGCTTCACCTCCATATTCACCCTTGGGGACTCGTACATCGACACCGGCAACTTCGTGATCATGGCGGCGCCGGTGATCCCGGTGTTGATCGACAAGCCCCCCTACGGCATCACCTTCAATTCGGCCGCCCTACAGGGCGCACCAGCGACGGAAGGGCCATCACAGATTTCATGG GCAGCTGAGGCGTTTGGCATCCCGTTTCTCCCGGCTTCGGACGTCTCGCGGGGCGTCAACTTCGCCGTCGGCGGGGCGACGGCGATCGACGTGGGCCTTcttcgagaggaacaaactccATAG